One Deltaproteobacteria bacterium DNA segment encodes these proteins:
- a CDS encoding Rrf2 family transcriptional regulator has product MKLSKKGVYALRVLRHLAENYGTQPLSASKLAEREHIPGKYLEQVLTTLRKQGLLVSEHGKDGGYTLRLPPEQTTLGNIIRAVDGPLAPIACASRTQPHQCPDCPFPYETCWLRHLMLRVRDNISAVLDQETLAGMVAAGKTPAPRRAKR; this is encoded by the coding sequence ATGAAGCTTTCCAAGAAGGGCGTTTACGCGCTGCGGGTGCTGCGTCATCTGGCCGAGAATTACGGAACGCAGCCGCTGTCGGCCTCGAAGCTCGCCGAGCGCGAGCACATCCCCGGCAAGTACCTGGAGCAGGTGCTGACCACGCTGCGCAAGCAGGGCCTGCTGGTCAGCGAGCACGGCAAGGACGGCGGCTACACGCTGCGCCTGCCGCCCGAGCAGACGACGCTCGGCAACATCATCCGCGCGGTGGACGGCCCGCTCGCGCCCATCGCGTGCGCCAGCCGCACGCAGCCCCATCAGTGCCCCGACTGCCCGTTTCCCTACGAGACCTGCTGGCTGCGCCACCTGATGCTGCGCGTGCGCGACAACATCTCCGCCGTGCTCGACCAGGAAACGCTGGCCGGCATGGTGGCCGCCGGTAAGACGCCCGCACCGCGCCGCGCGAAGCGCTGA